A window from Candidatus Rokuibacteriota bacterium encodes these proteins:
- the gspG gene encoding type II secretion system major pseudopilin GspG, giving the protein MPARRGPSRRFSTLLAQVHGSRGFTLIELLVVIIILGLLAGLVGPRLFGRVGQSKQAAARAQIELLGAALDQYRLDVGAYPASGAGLDGLVKNPSVANWNGPYLKKNAVPRDPWGNAYHYKCCPGDHGEYDIWSDGADGAPGGEGENADVTSWQTG; this is encoded by the coding sequence ATGCCAGCCCGTCGCGGACCTTCCAGGCGTTTCTCAACACTGCTCGCCCAAGTCCACGGCAGCCGAGGCTTCACGCTCATCGAGCTGCTCGTGGTCATCATCATCCTGGGGCTCCTCGCCGGGCTCGTCGGCCCCCGCCTCTTCGGCCGGGTGGGCCAGTCCAAGCAGGCGGCGGCCCGCGCCCAGATCGAGCTGCTGGGAGCGGCGCTGGACCAGTACCGGCTGGATGTCGGTGCCTACCCGGCATCGGGGGCGGGGCTCGACGGCCTCGTCAAGAACCCCAGCGTCGCCAACTGGAATGGCCCCTATCTCAAGAAGAACGCCGTGCCGAGGGATCCCTGGGGCAATGCCTATCACTACAAGTGCTGCCCGGGCGACCACGGGGAGTACGACATCTGGAGCGACGGGGCCGACGGCGCGCCCGGGGGCGAGGGCGAGAACGCGGACGTCACCTCCTGGCAGACCGGGTAG
- a CDS encoding prepilin-type N-terminal cleavage/methylation domain-containing protein → MNRRARRHSERGFTLIELMLALTLVAALLALSFGSLRVGLAAWRQGEERAGAQQHGRSLVQVLARSLGAAHPYQGEARGGVRPPVLFEGEAERVAFVTGTPPFPIAVPIAFTAVTLGTESGEASGLAVRQKVLPGTDPFERVEPVLVDDSVKAARFRYLRDVAGSWEERWDATAEGRLPRAVEITLTTSIGGREIEHPPVVVSIPAGTP, encoded by the coding sequence ATGAACCGCCGAGCCCGGCGCCACTCCGAGCGCGGCTTCACCCTGATCGAGCTGATGCTCGCGCTGACCCTCGTCGCGGCCCTCCTGGCCCTCAGCTTCGGGAGCTTGCGGGTGGGGCTGGCGGCGTGGCGCCAGGGGGAGGAGCGCGCCGGGGCGCAGCAGCACGGCCGGAGCCTGGTGCAGGTGCTGGCCCGGAGCCTCGGCGCGGCTCACCCCTACCAGGGCGAGGCGCGAGGTGGGGTCCGGCCTCCCGTTCTCTTCGAGGGCGAGGCGGAGCGTGTGGCCTTCGTGACGGGCACGCCGCCCTTTCCGATCGCGGTGCCCATCGCCTTCACCGCGGTGACCCTCGGCACCGAGAGCGGCGAGGCGTCGGGGCTCGCCGTTCGCCAGAAGGTCCTGCCCGGCACCGACCCCTTCGAGCGCGTCGAGCCGGTCCTGGTGGACGACAGCGTGAAGGCGGCGAGGTTCCGGTATCTCCGTGACGTGGCGGGGAGCTGGGAGGAGCGCTGGGATGCGACCGCCGAAGGGCGGCTGCCGCGGGCCGTGGAGATCACGCTGACCACGTCGATCGGCGGGCGCGAGATCGAGCACCCCCCCGTCGTCGTGAGCATCCCGGCGGGCACGCCGTGA
- a CDS encoding GspH/FimT family pseudopilin, protein MTPAGGRRERGFTLIEVVVVMAVLALAAAVAVPAIGRGTEALRARTEVAGLSAFLRHARQQAITRRETQEVRIDPEAHLAVLTGAGQAEVRSSRRLWADLRIEASPPAALTVRFLPQGLSTGATFRIEAPGRRVYLITVDPLTGRVINRRA, encoded by the coding sequence ATGACGCCGGCCGGCGGGCGACGGGAGCGCGGCTTCACCCTGATCGAGGTCGTCGTCGTCATGGCCGTCCTGGCGCTGGCCGCGGCGGTCGCCGTGCCCGCCATCGGCCGCGGGACGGAAGCGCTCCGGGCGCGCACCGAGGTGGCGGGTCTCTCGGCCTTTCTCCGCCACGCCAGGCAGCAGGCCATCACTCGCCGGGAGACGCAGGAGGTGCGGATCGATCCGGAGGCGCACCTCGCGGTCCTCACCGGCGCCGGGCAGGCGGAGGTGCGATCATCACGGCGGCTCTGGGCGGACCTGCGGATCGAGGCCAGCCCGCCGGCGGCGCTCACGGTGAGGTTCCTGCCCCAGGGACTGTCGACCGGGGCGACCTTCCGCATCGAGGCCCCGGGGCGCCGCGTGTACCTGATCACGGTGGACCCCCTCACGGGCCGGGTGATCAATCGCCGTGCCTGA
- a CDS encoding prepilin-type N-terminal cleavage/methylation domain-containing protein: MPDPGGREYTAEPMRGQSGFTLLEVLVAMSILAVAITTMLQLSSQNLRLLRLSGEHQRAVLLADRLTREIQPEGEEVQSGDEGPYGWERRVSVVPVAAEQSPPGGAAPQLLSVTVSVRWGSGRSVELATLRTSAAPWLGTAAR, translated from the coding sequence GTGCCTGACCCGGGCGGGCGCGAATACACCGCCGAGCCGATGAGAGGCCAGTCGGGATTCACGCTCCTCGAGGTGCTGGTGGCGATGAGTATCCTGGCCGTCGCCATCACGACCATGCTCCAGCTCTCCTCCCAGAACCTCCGGCTGCTGAGGCTCTCGGGCGAGCACCAGCGCGCGGTGCTCCTGGCGGATCGACTGACCCGCGAGATCCAGCCCGAGGGCGAGGAGGTCCAGAGCGGCGACGAGGGGCCCTACGGGTGGGAGCGGCGGGTCTCGGTCGTGCCCGTGGCTGCCGAGCAGAGCCCACCAGGCGGCGCCGCGCCGCAGCTCTTGTCCGTGACCGTCTCGGTGCGCTGGGGGAGCGGCCGCTCGGTGGAGCTGGCGACACTGCGCACCTCGGCGGCCCCCTGGCTGGGAACGGCCGCGCGATGA